A single region of the Brassica rapa cultivar Chiifu-401-42 chromosome A03, CAAS_Brap_v3.01, whole genome shotgun sequence genome encodes:
- the LOC103860279 gene encoding protein NRT1/ PTR FAMILY 4.1: MQNEMEEKFEDWRGKEATPGKHGGIKAASIACVVEMMENMVFLACSTNFITYFTKSWHYSPAKASNMVTNFTGTSFLLTIFGGFVADSFLTRFTAFVIFCSIELLGLILLTIQAHIPKLQPQGDSTPSTLQSVVLFTGLYAVATGVGGVKASLPAHGGDQLDSRNQKLISGFFSWYFFSLCFGGFLAVTIMVWIEENKGWSSSFDICTVILASALFIFTVGFPMYRFKRPTGSPLTRIVNVFVSAARNRNRFVADAEMTQNHNSTDKSIHHNKFKFLNKAKLNNNISATEVEETRTFLALLPIFASTIVMNCCLAQLSTYSVQQGMLMNKKLTQSFEVPPASLNAIALLLLLFSIAFYELFGKRISSSNNERSTSFNFKRIGAGLALTSVSMAIAAIVEAKRKHELVHNNIKISLFWLEFQYVLLCFSDMLTLGGMLEFFYRESPASMKSISTALGWFSTALGFFLSTVLVDITKAVTGWLDGKDVNGSRLELFYAVLCVLNTINLFNYIFWAKRY; encoded by the exons ATGCAGAATGAGATGGAAGAGAAATTTGAAGATTGGAGAGGTAAAGAGGCAACCCCTGGCAAGCATGGTGGGATTAAAGCTGCTTCCATTGCTTGTG TTGTGGAGATGATGGAGAATATGGTGTTCTTAGCATGTTCAACCAACTTCATCACATATTTCACGAAATCATGGCATTACTCACCAGCCAAAGCATCAAACATGGTGACCAATTTCACAGGAACGTCGTTTTTGCTCACTATCTTTGGTGGTTTTGTTGCTGACTCTTTTCTCACTCGCTTCACCGCTTTCGTCATCTTTTGTTCCATTGAACTCCTG GGTTTGATCTTGTTGACCATCCAAGCTCATATCCCTAAGTTACAACCACAAGGAGATAGCACTCCTTCGACTCTTCAATCAGTGGTTCTATTCACGGGGCTTTATGCAGTTGCTACAGGTGTTGGAGGTGTCAAAGCCTCTTTGCCTGCTCATGGAGGCGACCAGCTTGATAGTCGAAACCAGAAACTTATCTCAGGATTCTTCAGTTGGTACTTCTTTTCTCTCTGCTTTGGAGGCTTCTTGGCCGTTACAATTATGGTTTGGATTGAAGAGAACAAAGGCTGGAGCTCCAGCTTCGATATCTGCACCGTGATTTTAGCCTCTGCGCTCTTTATTTTCACCGTGGGATTTCCTATGTATCGGTTCAAGCGTCCAACGGGAAGCCCTTTGACCAGAATTGTTAACGTGTTTGTTTCTGCCGCAAGAAACCGAAATAGGTTTGTAGCGGATGCAGAGATGACGCAGAATCATAACTCTACCGACAAAAGCATTCATCACAACAAATTCAA GTTTTTAAATAAAGCGAAGCTCAACAATAATATATCAGCAACAGAAGTTGAAGAAACAAGAACGTTTCTGGCTCTCCTACCAATTTTTGCGAGCACAATTGTAATGAACTGTTGCCTGGCACAACTATCAACCTACTCCGTACAACAAGGCATGTTGATGAACAAAAAACTCACGCAGTCCTTCGAGGTTCCTCCCGCTTCTCTCAACGCTATTGCTCTCTTACTTTTGCTCTTTTCTATAGCTTTCTACGAACTATTTGGGAAAAGAATCTCTTCAAGCAATAACGAAAGGTCAACGAGCTTCAATTTTAAACGCATAGGAGCAGGCCTAGCTCTCACCTCTGTTTCAATGGCTATAGCAGCCATCGTGGAGGCCAAGAGAAAACACGAGTTGGTTCACAACAACATCAAAATCTCTTTGTTTTGGTTAGAGTTTCAGTATGTTTTGCTGTGTTTCTCGGATATGTTGACTCTTGGAGGAATGTTAGAGTTCTTCTATAGAGAATCTCCGGCGAGTATGAAGAGCATCAGCACAGCGTTGGGGTGGTTTTCCACCGCATTAGGTTTCTTCCTCAGTACGGTTCTTGTGGATATCACTAAAGCGGTCACGGGATGGCTCGACGGAAAAGATGTTAACGGCTCTAGGCTCGAGCTGTTTTATGCGGTCTTGTGTGTTCTTAACACCATtaatctttttaattatattttctgggCGAAAAGATATTAA
- the LOC103860287 gene encoding 60S ribosomal protein L5-1 isoform X2, giving the protein MVFVKPSKSNAYFKRYQVKFRRRRDGKTDYRARIRLINQDKNKYNTPKYRFVVRFTNKDIVAQIVSASIAGDIVKASAYAHELPQYGLTVGLTNYAAAYCTGLLLARRVLKMLEMDEEYEGNLEATGEDFSVEPTESRRPFRALLDVGLIRTTTGNRVFGALKGALDGGLDIPHSDKRFAGFNKENKQLDAEIHRNYIYGGHVSNYMKMLNEDEPEKFQTHFSQYLKKGVDAESMEELYKKVHAAIRADPNPKKTEKPAPKTHKRYNLKKLTYEERKNKLIERVKALNGAAGGDDDDEDDEE; this is encoded by the exons ATG GTGTTTGTGAAGCCATCCAAGTCGAACGCTTACTTCAAGAGGTACCAAGTCAAGTTCAGGAGAAGGAGAG ATGGTAAGACTGACTACAGAGCAAGGATCCGTCTCATCAACCAAGACAAGAACAAGTACAACACACCAAAGTACCGTTTTGTTGTCCGCTTCACCAACAAAGACATAGTCGCACAGATCGTGTCCGCAAGCATCGCCGGTGACATTGTCAAGGCTTCTGCTTACGCTCATGAGCTGCCTCAGTATGGTCTCACCGTTGGTCTTACTAACTACGCTGCTG CTTACTGCACCGGGCTTCTATTGGCTCGCCGTGTTCTGAAGATGTTGGAAATGGATGAAGAGTACGAGGGCAACCTTGAG GCTACCGGAGAGGACTTTTCCGTTGAGCCAACCGAGTCCAGGAGACCATTCCGTGCTCTTCTTGATGTTGGTCTTATCAGAACCACCACCGGGAACCGTGTCTTCGGTGCACTCAAG GGTGCGTTGGACGGAGGACTTGATATCCCTCACAGTGACAAGAGATTTGCAGGTTTCAACAAGGAGAACAAACAGCTCGATGCTGAGATCCACAGGAACTACATCTATGGTGGTCACGTCTCAAACTACATGAAGATGTTGAACGAGGATGAGCCAGAGAAGTTTCAGACTCACTTCAGTCAGTACTTGAAGAAAGGAGTTGATGCCGAGAGCATGGAGGAGTTGTACAAGAAGGTTCATGCAGCCATCCGTGCAGACCCCAACCCCAAGAAGACTGAGAAACCTGCTCCCAAGACACACAAGAG GTACAACTTGAAGAAGCTGACCTATgaagagaggaagaacaagTTGATTGAGAGAGTCAAGGCACTGAACGGAGCTGCTGGTGGcgacgatgatgatgaggacGACGAAGAGTAA
- the LOC103860286 gene encoding GPN-loop GTPase 3: MIKGPIIYKCPLELSHFFNFLNNVRRKNDESERESKEYLAYQLIHHLSLCEREVDTMRYAQLVIGPAGSGKSTYCSSLNQHCETIRRTMHIVNLDPAAEVFNYPVAMDIRELVSVDVVMEELKCGPNAALIRCMEYLEDSLYNWLDEELENFTDDDYLVFDCPGQIEIFTHVPVLKNFVEHLKKNDFSVCAVYLLDSQFVTDVTKFISGCMVSLSAMIQLELPHVNILSKMDLLQDKSNIEEYLDAEPRTMLAGLDQRMAPQFAKLNKAFIELVEQYSMVRFTPLDLRKERSIQYVLSEIDKCIQFGEDAEVKIRELDEDMDQLEL, encoded by the exons ATGATAAAAGGCCCAATAATATATAAATGTCCCTTAGAGCTTTCTCATTTCTTCAATTTTCTGAACAACGTTAGAAGAAAAAACGACGAGTCCGAGAGAGAGTCGAAAGAG TATCTTGCTTACCAGTTAATTCACCATCTGAGTTTGTGTGAGAGAGAGGTTGATACAATGCGTTATGCACAGCTTGTTATTGGCCCAGCAGGcagcggaaag TCAACTTATTGCTCATCTTTAAACCAACACTGTGAAACTATCAGACGAACAATGCACATAGTTAACTTGGATCCTGCTGCAGAAGTCTTTAACTATCCTGTGGCAATGG ATATCCGAGAGCTTGTTTCCGTTGATGTTGTTATGGAGGAGCTTAAATGTGGTCCCAATGCTGCTCTCATCCGTTGTATGGA GTACCTTGAGGACAGTCTATATAATTGGTTGGATGAAGAGTTGGAGAATTTCACAGACGATGACTACTTAGTCTTTGACTGTCCAG GCCAGATAGAGATTTTTACACATGTACCTGTGCTCAAAAACTTTGTGGAGCATTTGAAGAAGAATGACTTCAGTGTCTGTGCTGTCTATCTGCTTGACTCTCAG TTTGTAACGGACGTAACCAAGTTTATCAGCGGATGTATGGTATCTCTTTCTGCAATGATACAGCTTGAACTGCCTCATGTTAACATCCTCTCTAAGATGGATCTCTTACAGGATAAAAGCAACATTGAGGA ATATTTGGATGCGGAGCCTCGCACAATGCTGGCTGGGTTAGACCAAAGGATGGCTCCTCAATTTGCAAAACTGAACAAAGCCTTCATTGAATTG GTGGAGCAGTATAGCATGGTGAGATTCACACCACTTGATTTGAGGAAAGAGAGGAG CATACAATATGTACTGTCTGAAATCGACAAGTGCATTCAGTTTGGAGAAGACGCTGAAGTCAAGATCAGAGAACTTGATGAAGACATGGATCAACTAGAGCTCTAG
- the LOC103860284 gene encoding formin-like protein 1, producing the protein MLFLLFFYFLFSSSALADRRVLHEPFFPVDSPPPSPPQSPPLPKLPFSSTTPPDATSPPFFPTYPSPPPPPSPASFASFPANISSLIVPHATKSPPSSKKLLIAAISAVTSAALVAALIALLYWRRRRGRSSQESNAPDDSKTWTTDSSRRVYPPPPPTTAAPSARRNAEGRASKQRTTTTTARSSANTSSEFLYLGTMVNPRGVEDHQSVSNRSNNGSSSRKLESPDLQPLPPLMKRSFRLNPEVGSIGEEDEEEFYSPRGSASGRETLTRVGSESRRVFSSVPNQNVRSVNNDTISCSSSSSGSPGRSTFISISPSMSPKRSEPKETVISAPEPPPPKTSPGSSESSPSKITDFRLVRSPSLSLASLSPRLCPGKNAEGGGLGQISRSPTVTSLTTSPERENKEENSLQNLDDDSPRSSSRSSASTSPERRPNDTPEAYLRSPVHSSASTSPYRCFQKSPEVLPAFMSNLRQGLQSQLLSSPGQGFLNELDALRSEKTSHKSPPEKGSHDPQSASSSSLSSSPDRDFSHSLDVSPRISNISSQILQPPVSAARVPPPPPPPPPPFPTWARRNQATPKVSRPPPLTPPSNPFVIPSENLPKTSPEETHKETFSANEPAEETPKPKLKALHWDKVRASSDREMVWDQLRSSSFKLDEEMIETLFVAKSLDSKPNQSQTTPRCVLPSPNQENRVLDPKKAQNIAILLRALNVTIEEVCEALLEGNAETLGTELLESLLKMAPTKEEERKLKEYKDDSPVKLGHAEKFLKAMLDIPFAFKRVDAMLYVANFESEVDYLKNSFETLEAACEELRNSRMFLKLLEAVLKTGNRMNVGTNRGDAHAFKLDTLLKLVDVKGADGKTTLLHFVVQEIIRAEGTRLSGDNNTQTDDIKCRKLGLQVVSSLSSELSNVKKAAAMDSEVLSSYVSKLSQGIAKINEAIQIQSTVTEESGSERFLESMNTFLKRAEEDIIRVQAQESVALSLVKEITEYFHGNSAKEEAHPFRIFLVVRDFLGVVDRVCKEVGMINERTMVSSAHKFPVPVNPMLPQPLPGLFGRKQSSSSSSSSSSDDEHNSSH; encoded by the exons ATGCTCTTCTTATTGTTCTTCTACttcctcttctcctcctccgCCCTCGCCGACCGTCGAGTCCTCCACGAGCCCTTCTTCCCAGTAGATTCTCCACCACCATCACCTCCTCAATCTCCACCCCTACCTAAGCTCCCATTCTCCTCCACCACTCCTCCAGACGCCACGTCACCTCCTTTCTTCCCTACATACCCTTCACCTCCTCCGCCTCCCTCTCCAGCCTCCTTCGCCTCCTTCCCCGCCAACATCTCCTCTCTCATCGTCCCTCACGCCACCAAATCTCCACCTAGCTCCAAAAAGCTCCTCATCGCCGCAATCTCCGCCGTGACCTCCGCCGCTCTAGTCGCCGCCCTAATCGCCTTGCTCTACTGGCGACgaaggagaggaagaagtaGCCAGGAGAGTAACGCACCCGATGATAGCAAGACGTGGACAACCGACAGCAGCCGCAGAGTCTATCCACCTCCTCCTCCGACGACAGCAGCGCCTTCAGCACGGCGCAATGCTGAGGGTAGAGCTAGTAAGCAGAGAACTACGACAACGACGGCGAGGAGCTCAGCAAACACTAGCTCAGAGTTTCTCTACTTGGGAACGATGGTGAATCCGAGAGGAGTCGAGGATCATCAATCCGTGAGTAACCGTAGCAATAACGGTTCGAGCTCGAGGAAGCTCGAATCTCCAGATCTACAGCCTCTTCCTCCGTTAATGAAACGAAGCTTCCGGCTAAATCCGGAGGTTGGATCGATAGGAgaggaggatgaagaagagTTTTACTCCCCCAGAGGCTCAGCGAGCGGGCGGGAGACGCTAACCCGGGTCGGATCCGAGTCACGGAGAGTTTTCTCATCGGTCCCGAATCAAAACGTTAGATCTGTGAATAACGACACTATCTCCTGCTCATCGTCAAGCTCAGGCTCCCCGGGGAGATCGACCTTCATCAGCATTTCTCCGTCGATGAGTCCGAAGAGATCCGAGCCTAAAGAAACTGTAATCTCCGCACCGGAGCCACCACCACCGAAGACTTCTCCGGGAAGCTCTGAATCATCTCCGTCGAAGATAACTGACTTTCGATTAGTTAGATCTCCGTCCCTCTCCCTAGCTTCCTTATCGCCGCGTCTCTGCCCGGGGAAAAACGCTGAAGGAGGAGGATTAGGTCAAATCTCGAGATCTCCGACGGTTACATCTCTAACGACTTCaccagagagagagaacaaagaGGAAAACTCTCTCCAGAACCTCGACGACGACTCTCCTCGAAGCTCTTCGCGATCATCCGCTTCAACGTCCCCGGAGAGACGACCTAACGATACTCCAGAAGCTTACTTGCGATCGCCCGTGCATTCATCTGCCTCCACGTCACCGTACCGATGCTTCCAGAAGTCTCCAGAGGTGTTACCTGCGTTCATGAGCAATCTCCGTCAAGGATTGCAGTCTCAGCTACTCTCTTCTCCGGGACAAGGCTTCCTCAACGAGTTGGATGCGTTGCGTTCGGAGAAAACTTCTCACAAGTCGCCGCCGGAGAAAGGTTCTCACGATCCACAGTCTGCTTCGTCGTCGTCTCTTTCGTCTTCTCCGGATAGAGACTTTAGCCATAGCTTAGATGTGTCTCCACGAATCTCCAACATCTCATCTCAGATTCTACAGCCTCCGGTGTCTGCAGCACGAGTGCCGCCGCCGCCTCCGCCACCTCCTCCACCGTTTCCGACGTGGGCACGGCGGAATCAAGCGACTCCTAAGGTGTCCAGACCACCTCCTCTCACGCCGCCTTCGAATCCTTTTGTGATCCCATCGGAAAACCTTCCAAAGACTTCACCGGAAGAGACTCATAAAGAGACGTTTAGTGCCAATGAGCCTGCAGAGGAAACTCCGAAACCGAAGCTAAAGGCGTTACATTGGGATAAAGTTAGAGCAAGTTCCGACCGTGAGATGGTCTGGGATCAGCTTCGATCAAGCTCCTTCAA ATTAGATGAAGAGATGATTGAAACGTTGTTTGTGGCAAAGTCGTTGGACTCCAAACCAAATCAAAGCCAGACCACTCCAAGATGTGTTCTCCCGAGCCCGAACCAAGAGAACAGAGTCTTGGACCCTAAGAAGGCTCAGAATATTGCAATCCTGCTTCGTGCACTTAATGTCACTATTGAAGAAGTTTGTGAAGCTCTTCTTGAAG GCAATGCTGAAACACTTGGGACTGAACTTCTTGAGAGCTTACTCAAGATGGCACCAACGAAAGAGGAAGAGCGCAAGTTAAAAGAGTACAAGGATGATTCGCCTGTGAAGCTTGGACATGCTGAGAAGTTCCTCAAGGCAATGCTAGACATCCCTTTTGCGTTTAAAAGAGTTGACGCAATGCTCTATGTAGCTAACTTTGAGTCCGAGGTTGACTACCTGAAGAATTCTTTCGAGACTCTTGAG GCTGCTTGTGAGGAGCTGAGAAACAGCAGGATGTTCTTAAAGCTTCTAGAAGCGGTTCTAAAGACAGGAAACCGCATGAACGTTGGGACGAACCGAGGCGATGCACATGCGTTCAAGCTCGACACGCTCCTCAAGCTGGTCGATGTCAAAGGCGCTGATGGGAAAACAACTCTCTTGCATTTCGTTGTACAAGAGATCATCCGAGCAGAAGGCACACGTCTCTCAGGTGACAACAATACACAAACGGATGACATCAAATGCAGGAAACTCGGACTCCAAGTTGTATCAAGTCTATCTTCAGAGCTTAGCAACGTCAAGAAAGCTGCTGCGATGGACTCTGAAGTGCTAAGCAGCTACGTCTCCAAGCTTTCTCAAGGCATTGCCAAGATCAACGAAGCAATCCAAATCCAATCAACGGTCACAGAAGAAAGCGGTAGCGAGAGGTTTTTGGAATCGATGAACACGTTTCTGAAAAGAGCTGAAGAAGACATCATCAGAGTACAGGCTCAAGAGAGCGTAGCGTTGTCTCTCGTGAAAGAGATCACAGAGTATTTCCATGGGAACTCGGCTAAAGAAGAAGCGCATCCGTTTAGGATATTCTTGGTGGTTCGAGACTTCCTCGGAGTAGTGGACAGAGTCTGCAAAGAAGTAGGGATGATAAACGAAAGAACAATGGTTAGTTCTGCTCACAAGTTTCCAGTTCCTGTGAATCCAATGCTGCCACAGCCTCTGCCTGGACTATTCGGACGAAagcagtcttcttcttcttcgtcgtcttcATCTTCAGACGATGAACATAACTCATCTCATTAG
- the LOC103860280 gene encoding putative F-box protein At3g25460, with protein MLPKTRKLENTVDKKNGLCYTKKRTRNRMMMSDLPDDLLEEILCRIEATSLKRLQSTCKRWNHLINNRRFTIKHFEKAAKQSLSLMLNPNGVYSVSINLHRSSPVEVTEKIDLIYPHSSLDECRISEYCQTDGLLLCVCINDVFDFSNMYNQDARFVVWNPCTGETKCIQPRYPSTLSHTYSLGSYKNKKSNDISYKILSQWGCGENQEFDIYDVSSNSWRTLHVTLDCRFEFFSNVSLKGKTYWFASDEKEKQLGIFLVSFDYTTETFGRLSLPHQHPSYQTMSLSVVGKEKLSVLLQHKISSKTEIWVTNKIGDTKVVSWIKVLAVDLKPGLDTYHCISFLVDVEKKVLVYSAFVVGKNEHVEYIVGEDNEVREVALGIEYIPFFLNYVPSLTQIEATRKPLYLEIS; from the coding sequence ATGCTTCCcaaaactaggaaactggagaatacggttgataaaaaaaatggattGTGTTACACCAAGAAGAGGACACGCAACAGAATGATGATGTCTGATCTACCAGATGATTTGTTAGAGGAGATACTATGTCGCATTGAGGCTACATCTCTGAAACGCTTACAATCTACTTGCAAACGATGGAACCATTTAATCAACAATAGGAGATTCACAATAAAACACTTCGAAAAAGCTGCAAAGCAGTCTCTGAGTCTCATGCTGAATCCGAATGGGGTTTACTCGGTGAGCATCAATCTCCATAGATCTTCACCTGTAGAGGTCACGGAAAAAATTGACCTGATCTATCCTCATTCAAGTTTAGATGAATGCAGGATCTCTGAATACTGTCAGACTGACGGCTTATTGCTATGCGTCTGCATTAACGATGTGTTTGATTTCTCTAACATGTATAATCAAGATGCTAGGTTTGTGGTATGGAACCCGTGTACTGGTGAAACCAAGTGCATCCAACCCAGGTATCCTTCCACGCTAAGCCACACCTATTCTCTTGGAtcctacaaaaacaaaaaatccaACGATATTAGCTACAAAATATTGAGCCAGTGGGGTTGTGGCGAAAACCAAGAATTCGATATCTACGATGTTAGCTCTAATTCATGGAGGACTCTCCATGTCACTTTGGACTGCAGGTTTGAGTTCTTTAGTAACGTGTCTTTGAAGGGAAAGACTTATTGGTTTGCATCAGATGAAAAAGAGAAACAGCTCGGCATATTCTTAGTCAGTTTTGACTATACAACTGAAACATTTGGACGTCTTAGTCTTCCCCATCAGCATCCTAGCTATCAAACAATGTCTCTATCTGTTGTTGGAAAAGAGAAGCTTTCCGTGCTATTACAACACAAAATTTCATCGAAGACAGAGATTTGGGTGACAAATAAGATTGGTGACACTAAAGTGGTGTCGTGGATCAAGGTCTTAGCAGTCGATTTAAAGCCTGGGCTTGATACTTATCATTGCATAAGTTTCTTGGTGGATGTCGAGAAGAAAGTCCTAGTGTATAGTGCATTCGTGGTAGGAAAAAACGAACACGTGGAATACATCGTCGGGGAGGACAATGAAGTTAGGGAAGTGGCCCTTGGAATCGAgtatattccattttttctgaATTACGTCCCAAGTTTGACTCAAATCGAAGCTACACGCAAACCTTTGTATTTAGAAATTTCATAA
- the LOC103860283 gene encoding rhodanese-like domain-containing protein 4A, chloroplastic, with translation MSSLPTILASSPPRNLSKPSTPQTPNSDQTRRAPFNNISPSLHLLSKTHLCLTLPQTILCSPVLASTAPFTSISDQSTGKIDLESILITIDNFFNKYPFFVAGCTFIYLVVYPAAIFYLRKYKPITAINAFRKLKSQPDSQLLDIRDDKTLASLASPSLKFLGKSSVQVPYSENDEPGFVKRVKGGFSDPENTVVCVLDNFDGNSMKVAELLVENGFKEAYYIKGGARGKNGWLAIQEELLPPPVHMYTAKNAKSSNNNEASIVGTEN, from the exons ATGTCGTCTCTTCCGACAATTCTCGCATCTTCTCCTCCGCGAAACCTATCCAAACCCTCCACTCCTCAAACTCCAAATTCCGACCAAACTCGCAGAGCTCCATTCAACAACATATCTCCTTCACTACACCTTCTGTCCAAAACCCATCTCTGTCTCACCCTCCCTCAGACCATCCTCTGTTCCCCTGTCCTCGCATCAACAGCCCCCTTCACCTCAATCTCCGACCAATCCACCGGCAAAATCGACCTGGAGTCGATTCTGATCACGATCGACAACTTCTTCAACAAGTACCCTTTCTTCGTGGCGGGATGCACATTCATCTACCTCGTCGTCTACCCGGCGGCGATCTTCTACCTGAGGAAGTATAAACCGATAACCGCCATTAACGCGTTTCGTAAGCTCAAGAGCCAGCCTGATTCGCAGCTTCTTGATATCAGAGACGACAAGACGTTGGCTTCGTTGGCGTCGCCGAGTCTCAAGTTTCTGGGTAAGAGCTCGGTTCAGGTTCCGTATAGCGAAAATGATGAGCCGGGGTTCGTGAAGAGAGTTAAAGGAGGATTCTCTGATCCTGAGAACACAGTTGTTTGTGTACTTGACAA TTTTGATGGTAACTCCATGAAAGTAGCTGAATTGCTGGTTGAGAATGGATTTAAAGAGGCTTATTACATCAAAGGCGGCGCCAGAGGGAAGAATGGTTGGTTG GCCATTCAAGAAGAGCTTTTGCCTCCACCTGTGCATATGTATACtgccaaaaatgcaaaatctTCAAATAACAATGAAGCGTCCATTGTTGGAACTGAAAACTGA
- the LOC103860281 gene encoding putative rRNA methyltransferase YqxC has protein sequence MGSHVLKSPITLRSYSSSLVGFFSNSRNPLLSVRWVKAGEASSVRCLASAIRGKNKKQRLDEACLERYQEYSRTLIQSWILQGKVLVDGKRASKAGMPVGNDVSIKITAEVPKYVCRGGLKLEAAIEKLDVDVSEKVVLDSGLSTGGFTDCLLRYGAAHVYGVDVGYGQVADKIRNDKRVTVMERTNVRYLPGLPQKVDVVTLDLSFISILKVMPAVMNVMNEDATLVTLVKPQFEARRSQVGKGGIVRDPEVHQEVLERIINGVESCGFTNKGFIESPIKGADGNIEFLVRFDRGTVKKTEEEE, from the exons ATGGGTTCTCATGTTCTTAAGTCTCCCATTACCTTGCGCTCTTACAGCAGCTCCCTCGTGGGCTTCTTCTCCAACTCTCGCAATCCTCTTCTCTCTG TGAGATGGGTTAAAGCAGGAGAAGCCAGTTCTGTCAGATGTCTTGCTTCTGCTATACGTGGGAAGAA CAAGAAGCAGAGACTGGATGAGGCATGTCTCGAAAGGTATCAGGAATACAGTCGCACTCTAATACAATCATGGATTCTACAAG GCAAAGTGCTTGTGGATGGGAAAAGAGCTAGTAAAGCTGGGATGCCTGTAGGAAATGATGTATCCATAAAGATTACAGCTGAGGTTCCCAAATACGTATGTAG AGGTGGGCTGAAGTTGGAAGCTGCAATAGAGAAGCTAGATGTTGATGTTTCTGAGAAAGTGGTTCTTGATTCTGGACTTTCTACTGGAGGGTTTACAGATTGTTTGCTTCGTTATGGTGCAGCTCATGTGTATGGTGTGGATGTTGGTTATGGTCAG GTTGCGGATAAAATTCGTAATGACAAGAGAGTGACTGTTATGGAAAGGACAAATGTGAGATACCTCCCAGGTCTCCCACAGAAAGTCGATGTAGTGACACTTGATCTCTCATTCATTTCCATTCTCAAG GTGATGCCAGCTGTTATGAATGTGATGAATGAAGATGCAACTTTAGTTACCCTAGTTAAGCCTCAATTTGAAGCTCGACGATCACAG GTTGGGAAGGGTGGTATAGTGAGAGACCCTGAAGTACATCAGGAG GTTCTTGAGAGGATAATAAATGGTGTTGAGAGCTGTGGATTCACCAACAAAGGGTTTATCGAATCTCCCATCAAGGGCGCCGATGGAAACATAGAGTTCTTGGTTCGCTTCGACCGAGGGACTGTTAAGAAAACCGAAGAAGAAGAGTAG